From the Leptolyngbya sp. O-77 genome, one window contains:
- a CDS encoding TIGR02652 family protein has protein sequence MAQILGDYPIFGSEIHCPQCHRTIPALFLTDTYICPKHGAFEANPHTQELIHIQSGQSWRQWENQWHRQHPCPDGLRFEIAEALDRLYRQGYRATQIIIAHRYQELLASSLTNHSDWFQPFYFIQYQLYGVPVAFSPDSSAEPRWQIINFELETEPGEPKNYTYPFLRAWR, from the coding sequence ATGGCTCAAATTCTTGGAGACTATCCGATCTTCGGTTCAGAAATTCACTGTCCCCAGTGTCACCGGACAATTCCAGCGTTGTTCCTGACAGATACCTATATTTGTCCCAAGCATGGTGCCTTTGAAGCAAATCCACATACACAGGAGTTAATTCATATTCAGTCGGGGCAAAGTTGGCGGCAATGGGAGAATCAATGGCATCGACAGCATCCTTGTCCCGATGGCTTGCGATTTGAAATTGCGGAAGCCCTCGATCGCCTTTACCGACAAGGTTACCGGGCAACACAGATCATCATTGCCCACCGCTACCAGGAGCTTCTTGCCTCCAGCTTAACGAACCATTCAGACTGGTTTCAGCCTTTCTATTTTATTCAATACCAGCTTTATGGAGTGCCTGTGGCATTCAGTCCAGATTCCTCAGCAGAACCACGCTGGCAAATCATCAATTTTGAGTTGGAAACTGAACCGGGTGAACCCAAGAACTATACCTATCCGTTTTTACGGGCATGGCGGTAG
- a CDS encoding Uma2 family endonuclease codes for MMVLQQPAGPTPIPPLESGDRLTRAEFERRYEATPENFKAELIEGVVYVASPVRTFHGTPHAALVTWLGVYWTATPGVSVADNTTTRLDLDNEPQPDALLRIEVGGSSTISEDGYIEGAPELVAEIATSSAAIDLGAKQNAYRRNGVQEYLVWQTFENRFSWFRLQAEEFVVIEPDADGMIRSSVFPGLWLNVPALLEGRMMEVLNGLQTGIADSMHQAFVQLLAERAAL; via the coding sequence ATGATGGTGTTGCAGCAGCCTGCCGGTCCCACTCCGATTCCACCCTTAGAGAGTGGCGATCGCCTGACTCGTGCCGAGTTTGAGCGCCGCTATGAGGCAACCCCAGAAAACTTCAAAGCGGAATTGATTGAAGGAGTGGTTTACGTGGCATCCCCAGTCAGAACGTTTCATGGTACGCCTCATGCTGCCTTAGTCACCTGGTTAGGGGTATATTGGACGGCTACTCCTGGTGTCAGCGTGGCTGATAACACCACAACCCGGTTGGACTTAGACAATGAACCCCAACCAGATGCGCTGCTGCGAATTGAAGTTGGCGGTAGCTCAACGATTAGTGAAGATGGCTATATCGAGGGGGCACCGGAATTAGTGGCGGAAATTGCCACGAGTAGTGCAGCGATCGATTTAGGAGCCAAGCAGAATGCCTATCGCCGCAATGGGGTACAGGAATATTTGGTATGGCAAACCTTTGAGAATCGCTTCAGTTGGTTTCGGCTGCAAGCAGAGGAATTTGTTGTCATTGAACCAGATGCCGATGGCATGATTCGCAGTAGCGTGTTTCCCGGATTATGGCTGAATGTACCAGCCTTATTGGAGGGTAGGATGATGGAGGTGCTGAATGGGCTGCAAACTGGAATTGCTGACTCCATGCATCAAGCGTTTGTGCAACTCTTGGCAGAGCGTGCTGCTTTGTAG
- a CDS encoding site-specific integrase has translation MAKVFTGRVVIPGDKINEYFEALKQAEAARAPFRESLEQLNQEFGEYLATKYVPKTVRKHTGIVDLFIHFICGYTDVEQLEDITKGMVNSHFRSWYKRKVMDSATESDLRVALRKFFQFLATEKAMTYQKVLDTLK, from the coding sequence ATGGCAAAGGTTTTTACTGGTCGGGTCGTGATTCCAGGCGACAAAATCAATGAGTACTTCGAGGCACTGAAACAGGCGGAGGCTGCCAGGGCACCGTTTCGTGAATCCTTGGAGCAGTTGAATCAGGAATTTGGTGAGTATTTAGCCACCAAATACGTTCCTAAAACGGTGCGGAAGCATACGGGTATTGTGGATTTGTTTATCCACTTTATTTGTGGTTACACTGATGTCGAGCAGCTTGAAGACATTACCAAAGGCATGGTGAACAGCCACTTTCGCAGTTGGTACAAGCGGAAGGTAATGGATTCGGCAACGGAGAGTGACTTACGGGTTGCACTGAGAAAGTTTTTTCAGTTTTTGGCTACCGAAAAAGCCATGACTTATCAAAAAGTGCTAGACACCTTGAAGTAG
- a CDS encoding NAD(P)/FAD-dependent oxidoreductase — MLKDLGLENFAILERHQIGESFRRWPQEMNFITPSFPSHGFGHLDLNAIARKTSPAISFRREHLTGKAICSVPREVADYFQIPVYTGVEVQKIEPLPQCGGFLVHVPDGILKTQFLIWAAGEFQYPNLTPFPGADLCLHNSQIQSWTHLKGDEFIIIGGYESGMDAASNLVALGKRVKVLDRTGIWANPDTDPSISLSPYTLQRIEFCYSTGRLELIGNAAIEEVKTVPGGYAVYSEYNKWVSPTQPILCTGFEGSLKQIAHLFNWSEGYARLTEEDESTITPGLFVVGPSVRHGNVIFCFIYKFRQRFAVVANAIAQRLDIDPTPLKVYRQEGMFLDEGNTEPVLYQRHSHLSGDHVNCFCPGLAACFESFESVD; from the coding sequence GTGCTGAAGGATTTGGGATTGGAGAATTTTGCAATCCTGGAGCGGCATCAAATTGGCGAGTCCTTTCGACGCTGGCCGCAAGAGATGAATTTCATTACCCCATCCTTCCCCAGTCATGGCTTTGGACACCTCGACTTGAATGCGATCGCCCGCAAAACCTCTCCTGCCATTAGCTTTCGGCGAGAACATCTGACGGGTAAAGCAATATGCTCAGTACCTAGAGAGGTTGCAGATTACTTTCAGATCCCGGTTTATACCGGCGTTGAAGTTCAAAAGATTGAACCTTTACCGCAATGCGGAGGATTTCTGGTTCATGTTCCGGATGGTATCCTCAAAACCCAATTTCTGATTTGGGCGGCTGGGGAATTTCAATATCCCAACTTAACTCCTTTTCCGGGTGCAGATTTATGTTTACATAATTCTCAGATTCAATCCTGGACTCATTTGAAAGGAGATGAATTTATCATCATCGGTGGCTATGAAAGTGGCATGGATGCGGCATCCAATTTAGTTGCATTAGGCAAACGAGTCAAAGTTTTAGATCGCACTGGCATTTGGGCAAATCCCGATACTGACCCCAGTATTTCCTTATCTCCCTACACCCTTCAGCGGATTGAGTTTTGCTACTCGACTGGGCGATTAGAACTGATTGGCAATGCCGCGATCGAAGAGGTGAAAACTGTTCCTGGTGGCTACGCGGTCTATAGCGAATACAACAAATGGGTGTCACCCACCCAGCCCATTCTCTGTACAGGATTTGAGGGCAGTTTAAAGCAAATTGCTCATTTGTTTAACTGGTCTGAAGGCTATGCCAGGTTAACTGAAGAGGACGAATCAACCATCACTCCTGGATTATTCGTAGTGGGTCCTTCCGTGCGTCACGGCAACGTCATCTTCTGCTTTATCTACAAGTTTCGCCAGCGGTTTGCCGTCGTTGCCAATGCGATCGCCCAACGTCTCGACATTGACCCCACACCCCTTAAAGTTTACCGACAGGAAGGGATGTTTCTGGACGAAGGGAACACTGAGCCAGTTCTTTACCAACGCCATTCCCATCTTTCTGGTGATCACGTTAATTGCTTCTGTCCTGGACTGGCTGCGTGTTTTGAATCGTTTGAGTCAGTTGATTAA
- a CDS encoding CobW family GTP-binding protein has product MVAADIPSSVPVTVLTGYLGAGKTTLLNRILTHEHGKKVAVIINEFGEVGIDNQLVIDADEEIFEMNNGCICCTVRGDLIRIIGNLMKRRNKFDHLVIETTGLADPAPVIQTFFMDEDVRSQTSLDAVVTVVDAKHIHQHWDADEAIEQLAFADVILLNKIDLVTPAELDELEQRIRSMNAMAKIYRTKDAQVEMDSILGVGAFDLSRALEIDPNFLGEAAHEHDETVGSVAIAESGVLNFERLNTWMGELLRNQGPDIFRMKGILNIEGEDNRFVFQGVHMLFDGRADRPWKPNETRKNELVFIGRNLDERELKEGFRGCLV; this is encoded by the coding sequence ATGGTAGCTGCCGATATTCCAAGTTCTGTCCCTGTAACCGTTCTCACAGGCTATCTGGGTGCCGGGAAGACGACACTTCTCAATCGCATCCTCACCCACGAACACGGTAAGAAAGTTGCTGTCATCATTAACGAATTTGGCGAGGTGGGCATCGATAATCAGTTGGTAATTGATGCCGATGAAGAAATCTTTGAGATGAACAATGGCTGCATCTGCTGTACGGTGCGGGGCGACTTGATTCGCATCATTGGCAACCTGATGAAGCGGCGCAACAAGTTTGACCATCTCGTGATTGAAACGACAGGATTGGCAGATCCCGCTCCTGTGATCCAGACCTTCTTTATGGACGAAGATGTGCGATCGCAAACTAGCCTGGATGCCGTTGTCACCGTTGTGGATGCCAAACATATTCACCAACACTGGGATGCCGATGAAGCGATCGAGCAATTGGCGTTTGCCGATGTGATTTTGCTGAATAAAATCGATCTGGTAACGCCTGCTGAACTGGATGAATTAGAGCAGCGCATCCGCTCCATGAATGCAATGGCGAAAATCTACCGCACCAAGGATGCTCAAGTGGAAATGGACAGCATCCTGGGCGTGGGTGCCTTCGATCTGAGTCGTGCCCTGGAAATTGACCCCAATTTCTTAGGTGAGGCCGCTCACGAACATGATGAGACCGTGGGATCAGTGGCGATCGCAGAATCCGGTGTGTTGAACTTTGAGCGGCTGAATACCTGGATGGGCGAACTGTTACGCAATCAAGGACCGGATATTTTCCGAATGAAAGGCATTCTCAACATTGAAGGCGAAGATAATCGATTTGTGTTTCAGGGAGTTCACATGCTGTTTGACGGCAGAGCCGATCGCCCCTGGAAGCCCAACGAAACCCGCAAGAATGAACTGGTCTTCATCGGTCGCAATTTGGATGAGCGGGAGTTGAAGGAGGGGTTTCGGGGATGTTTGGTGTAG
- a CDS encoding ribulose bisphosphate carboxylase small subunit — MNGSLTIAWIREVLSQKFYIGVEQADTRRFRANSWSDCGVIRATQEEEAIAAVAQLLQRYPHQYVRLFSINPGTRQRGSGLVIQQPDVL, encoded by the coding sequence ATGAACGGCTCCTTAACGATCGCCTGGATTCGAGAAGTGTTGAGCCAGAAATTTTATATTGGCGTGGAACAGGCGGATACGCGACGGTTTCGGGCAAATTCCTGGTCAGATTGTGGCGTGATTAGAGCAACGCAGGAAGAGGAGGCGATCGCCGCAGTAGCACAACTTCTACAACGTTATCCACATCAATATGTGCGTCTATTTAGCATCAATCCTGGAACTCGGCAGCGAGGTAGTGGTTTAGTGATTCAACAGCCTGACGTGCTTTAG
- the nikA gene encoding nickel ABC transporter substrate-binding protein — protein sequence MRKTFFRALLAIAVAAVIILPSCAQPNTQSQTSTDSTLTFSWSQDVGPLNPHMYGPSQMFAQDLIYEPLVSYDRGGEIQPALAESWEVSPDGKLITFQLREGVQFSDGTPFDAAAAKANFDQVLQNRKEHDWLGLIEAIDRVEAQGDRTLQMYLKTPYYPALQELTLIRPVRFLSPKAFPDSGTTAEGIKAPIGTGPWVLAEYQKDTQAVFKRNENYWGNKPAIEQVTVKIIPDGETRVLAFENNEIDLIYGNGEISLDSFKRLRDSGDYTAEVSPPLNTRAIAINSNRGATADLKVRQAIQHSVNKDAIISGIFYDTEQRADTYFSTEVPYADVGLQPYAYDLDQAKALLDEAGWQQPAGQAIRQKDGQPLTLDLSFSGENNVDRAIAEAVQADLKAVGMDVRLLGEEEQSWYDRQANGEFNLIFNDTWGPPYEPQAMVSSMRVPSHADYAAQQGLPMKAEIDRKIGEVLLTTDETPRQQLYRDILTTLHEQAVYLPISYSTNVAVMHKELSGFEFMPQANQVPLSKLSKS from the coding sequence ATGAGAAAAACCTTTTTTCGTGCGCTACTGGCGATCGCAGTTGCTGCTGTGATCATCCTGCCAAGCTGTGCCCAGCCCAATACTCAATCCCAAACCTCTACAGATTCAACGCTGACGTTTTCCTGGTCGCAGGATGTTGGACCGCTCAATCCACATATGTATGGTCCCAGCCAGATGTTTGCTCAGGATTTAATTTATGAGCCACTGGTGAGCTACGATCGCGGCGGTGAGATTCAGCCTGCACTGGCGGAAAGTTGGGAGGTGTCGCCCGACGGTAAGTTAATTACATTCCAATTGCGTGAAGGCGTGCAGTTTTCTGATGGCACACCGTTTGATGCAGCGGCGGCTAAAGCTAACTTTGATCAGGTCTTACAAAACCGCAAAGAGCATGACTGGCTGGGATTGATTGAGGCGATCGATCGCGTGGAAGCGCAGGGCGATCGCACCTTGCAGATGTACCTGAAAACCCCCTATTACCCCGCCCTGCAAGAATTAACGCTAATTCGCCCGGTTCGTTTTCTGTCGCCCAAAGCGTTTCCTGATAGCGGCACGACCGCAGAAGGTATTAAAGCCCCAATTGGCACAGGGCCGTGGGTACTAGCCGAGTACCAGAAGGACACTCAGGCGGTTTTCAAGCGCAACGAGAACTATTGGGGCAACAAACCTGCCATTGAACAGGTGACGGTCAAAATTATTCCCGATGGCGAAACGCGAGTCCTGGCATTTGAGAACAACGAAATTGATTTGATCTACGGCAACGGCGAAATTAGTCTTGACTCGTTTAAGCGACTGCGCGATTCAGGGGACTATACGGCTGAGGTGTCGCCACCGTTGAACACGCGAGCGATCGCCATTAACTCCAATCGGGGAGCCACCGCAGACCTGAAGGTGCGGCAGGCGATTCAGCACAGTGTTAATAAAGATGCGATTATTTCTGGCATTTTCTACGACACGGAACAAAGAGCCGACACCTATTTTTCAACCGAAGTGCCCTATGCTGATGTTGGCTTGCAACCCTACGCCTACGACCTGGATCAAGCCAAAGCCTTACTCGATGAAGCTGGATGGCAACAGCCCGCAGGACAGGCGATCCGCCAGAAAGACGGTCAGCCCTTGACGCTCGATCTTTCGTTTAGCGGGGAAAACAATGTGGACAGGGCGATCGCTGAAGCGGTTCAGGCTGATCTGAAAGCCGTCGGGATGGATGTCCGACTGTTGGGAGAAGAAGAGCAATCCTGGTACGATCGCCAGGCAAACGGCGAATTTAACCTGATCTTCAATGACACCTGGGGACCTCCGTATGAGCCGCAGGCAATGGTGTCTTCGATGCGCGTTCCGTCTCATGCGGACTACGCGGCTCAGCAAGGACTGCCGATGAAAGCGGAGATCGATCGCAAAATTGGTGAAGTGCTGCTAACGACTGACGAAACACCCCGTCAGCAGCTTTACCGCGACATTCTCACCACGCTGCATGAGCAGGCAGTTTATCTGCCGATTTCCTATTCAACTAATGTTGCCGTGATGCACAAGGAGTTATCTGGGTTTGAGTTTATGCCGCAGGCAAATCAAGTGCCGTTGAGTAAGCTCAGCAAGTCCTAA
- a CDS encoding alpha/beta fold hydrolase, producing MTASIYNPATQIGGETQFFEWVWQNQTYSVAYETRGSGTPVLLLPAFSTVSTRGEMQGIAEQLAPHFQVVAMDWLGFGQSDRPPLNYCPALYRQLLQDFVRAHFQQPIAVVAAGHAAGYAMQAAQQPNLFSKLALVAPTWKGPLCAMGAPTPVRDGVRELVRSPGLGQFLYGLNTTPGFLKFMYRRHVFVNEARLTPDFIAAKHQITQQPGARFAPAAFVTGTLDPVANRDEFLTVGRSLTIPTLVVIGEQSPPQSKAEMEALATLPNVQSVRLPGTLGMHEEEASEVAAIVSPFLRA from the coding sequence ATGACTGCATCAATTTACAATCCTGCCACTCAAATTGGTGGAGAGACTCAATTCTTTGAATGGGTCTGGCAAAATCAAACCTATTCAGTTGCTTATGAAACACGAGGCAGCGGCACTCCAGTTCTGCTTCTGCCTGCTTTTAGCACCGTTTCCACTCGTGGCGAAATGCAGGGAATTGCCGAACAGCTAGCCCCGCATTTTCAAGTGGTTGCAATGGACTGGTTAGGATTTGGACAGAGCGATCGCCCCCCATTAAACTATTGCCCAGCCCTCTACCGCCAACTTCTCCAGGATTTTGTTCGTGCCCACTTCCAACAACCGATCGCCGTTGTCGCTGCCGGACATGCCGCCGGATACGCGATGCAAGCCGCTCAACAGCCCAACCTTTTCTCAAAACTGGCGTTGGTGGCTCCTACCTGGAAGGGACCATTGTGCGCGATGGGTGCGCCAACACCTGTACGGGATGGGGTGCGGGAACTGGTGCGATCGCCCGGTCTGGGACAATTTCTCTACGGGTTGAATACGACTCCTGGTTTTCTCAAATTCATGTATCGTCGCCATGTGTTTGTGAATGAGGCACGGCTTACCCCAGACTTTATAGCAGCCAAGCACCAGATTACCCAGCAACCGGGGGCACGGTTCGCACCAGCCGCCTTTGTGACGGGAACCCTGGACCCGGTAGCTAATCGAGACGAGTTTTTGACGGTGGGGCGATCGCTCACCATCCCTACCCTGGTTGTCATAGGCGAACAATCACCACCTCAATCAAAGGCTGAAATGGAAGCCCTGGCAACATTACCCAACGTCCAATCTGTTCGGCTGCCGGGAACATTGGGTATGCATGAGGAAGAGGCGAGTGAAGTGGCAGCGATCGTATCACCGTTCCTACGAGCTTAA
- a CDS encoding ABC transporter ATP-binding protein, whose amino-acid sequence MSPSQPLLRLLRYGKPYQVQIWGATLFSILRTLFDLAPPYLIGVAVDVVVEQEASLIARFGIQDPLTQLLVLSILTIATWGLESLSQYGADKLWRNLAQTLQHELRIDTYNHLQELELAFFEDRSTGTLLSILNDDINQLERFLNFGAQDLISFFTRVFAVGISFVLLAPGLAWFAMVPIPFILWGTFLFQSRLAPRYDTVRDQAGLISDRLSNNLSGIATIKSFTAEAYESDRVYQESEAYRRGSQRAIALSVAFQPLIRFLILLGFVMTLYLGGREVLQGQLTVGTYGFMVFIVQDLLWPFTELSEIMDEYQRAMSSVRRVMSLLDTPIAIPHGDRALLLNAVRGEVQFDDITFAYNDRNPVLKHLSLQVPAGATIGIVGVTGSGKSTLVKLLLRFYEVQSGRILIDGIDIRDLNLLDLRQCIGWVSQDVFLFHGTVAENIRYGSFDATHEQIVYAAKLAEAHEFIKQLPQGYDTIVGERGQKLSGGQRQRLAIARAILKDPPILILDEATSAVDNETEAAIQKSLTKITQNRTTIAIAHRLSTIRHADCIYVMDQGQIIEQGTHEELLSLNGSYSNLWAVQSGLSPTLH is encoded by the coding sequence ATGTCACCTTCTCAGCCACTCCTGCGTCTACTTCGCTACGGCAAGCCCTACCAGGTGCAAATTTGGGGGGCAACGCTCTTCTCCATCCTTCGCACCCTATTTGACCTGGCTCCCCCCTATTTGATTGGCGTTGCAGTGGATGTAGTCGTTGAGCAAGAAGCCTCTTTAATCGCACGATTTGGCATTCAAGATCCGCTGACGCAGTTGTTAGTCCTGTCCATTCTGACGATCGCCACCTGGGGTTTGGAATCTCTCAGTCAATATGGGGCAGATAAGTTGTGGCGTAATCTCGCCCAAACCTTGCAGCATGAACTGCGGATCGACACCTACAATCACCTGCAAGAACTCGAACTGGCTTTCTTTGAAGACCGTAGCACCGGAACGCTCCTGTCGATTCTGAATGATGACATCAATCAACTTGAGCGCTTCCTCAACTTTGGGGCGCAAGATCTGATCAGCTTTTTTACACGAGTCTTTGCCGTTGGCATTAGCTTTGTGCTGCTGGCTCCTGGGCTTGCCTGGTTTGCAATGGTGCCGATTCCCTTCATTCTGTGGGGAACATTTCTGTTTCAATCGCGGTTGGCTCCCCGCTATGATACGGTGCGAGATCAGGCAGGATTGATTAGCGATCGCCTCTCCAATAACCTCTCTGGCATTGCCACGATCAAAAGCTTTACCGCCGAAGCTTATGAGAGTGATCGCGTTTATCAGGAAAGTGAAGCCTATCGTCGGGGGAGTCAGCGGGCGATCGCCCTGAGTGTTGCATTTCAGCCCCTGATTCGGTTTCTCATCCTGCTGGGATTCGTGATGACGTTATATCTGGGTGGTCGAGAAGTCCTTCAGGGTCAGCTCACGGTCGGCACTTATGGCTTCATGGTGTTCATCGTGCAAGACCTGCTGTGGCCCTTCACTGAACTGAGCGAAATTATGGATGAATATCAGCGAGCAATGTCATCCGTGCGTCGCGTTATGAGCTTGCTCGATACACCGATTGCTATTCCTCACGGCGATCGCGCTCTACTGCTCAACGCTGTTCGAGGAGAAGTACAGTTCGATGACATCACCTTTGCCTACAACGATCGCAATCCAGTTCTCAAACATCTTTCTCTTCAAGTTCCTGCGGGTGCAACTATTGGTATTGTTGGCGTAACAGGTTCAGGTAAAAGTACACTCGTCAAACTGCTGCTGCGATTCTATGAAGTGCAAAGTGGACGCATTTTGATTGACGGTATCGATATCCGAGATCTCAACCTACTTGATTTACGGCAGTGCATTGGCTGGGTGAGTCAGGATGTGTTTTTGTTTCACGGCACAGTAGCAGAAAACATTCGCTACGGTAGTTTTGATGCAACTCATGAGCAGATTGTTTATGCGGCAAAATTAGCTGAAGCCCATGAGTTTATTAAACAACTGCCGCAAGGCTATGACACCATTGTGGGAGAGCGAGGACAGAAACTTTCAGGAGGACAGCGACAACGACTTGCGATCGCCCGTGCCATCCTCAAAGACCCACCGATTCTGATTCTCGATGAAGCCACGTCAGCAGTCGATAACGAGACTGAAGCGGCAATTCAGAAATCATTGACAAAAATTACGCAGAATCGGACAACCATTGCGATCGCCCATCGCCTCTCTACCATTCGCCATGCAGATTGTATTTATGTGATGGATCAGGGACAGATTATAGAACAAGGAACCCATGAAGAACTGCTATCTCTGAATGGAAGCTATAGCAACCTTTGGGCTGTACAGTCAGGACTTTCACCAACGCTGCATTAA
- a CDS encoding WD40 repeat domain-containing protein produces MKSQTLLQPHWQTKLSDYITAIAWSPDGRCLAACSAAGEVVLIRLPGFQSTLLQSETGYSIDCLAFSHDGQFLAIGGQDGQVKIWSLQAVAPELVTTLENKSVWVDRLCWNPTKHELAFSLGKYVQVWDADTQDVVTTLNFEASTVLDLDWRRDGKYLALAGYQGARVWNTNDWDAEEEALDIPSATVAIAWSPDNQFIAEGNLDNTLSVLEWGNPAPWLMRGFPGKVRQLAWSEVPTNIGVPMLASCSGAAVVVWERDRDERVGWASRILGNHEGVVQAIAFQPNSLLLASAAEDGWVALWHRGSRLIQSLTGASNGFSCLTWHPQGHQLAAGGLDGELLVWSQALRGRGFGGR; encoded by the coding sequence ATGAAATCCCAAACCCTCCTCCAACCGCACTGGCAAACCAAACTGTCTGACTATATCACCGCGATCGCCTGGTCGCCCGATGGTCGCTGCTTGGCGGCTTGTTCGGCGGCTGGGGAGGTGGTGTTGATCCGTCTGCCAGGTTTTCAATCTACTCTTCTCCAGAGTGAAACGGGGTACTCCATCGATTGCCTTGCGTTTTCCCATGATGGGCAGTTTTTGGCGATCGGAGGGCAAGATGGGCAGGTCAAGATCTGGTCACTTCAAGCGGTCGCGCCAGAACTCGTCACTACCCTAGAAAACAAATCGGTTTGGGTCGATCGCCTGTGCTGGAATCCCACGAAGCATGAGCTTGCTTTTAGCTTGGGCAAGTATGTGCAGGTTTGGGATGCTGATACGCAGGACGTTGTGACGACGCTTAACTTTGAGGCTTCCACGGTTCTGGATCTGGATTGGCGCAGAGATGGGAAATATCTGGCGCTGGCGGGCTATCAAGGGGCAAGAGTCTGGAATACAAACGATTGGGATGCAGAGGAGGAGGCGTTAGACATTCCTTCGGCAACGGTGGCGATCGCCTGGTCGCCCGATAACCAGTTTATTGCTGAGGGCAATCTGGATAATACTTTAAGCGTGTTGGAGTGGGGCAATCCGGCACCCTGGTTGATGCGGGGCTTTCCGGGTAAAGTGCGACAACTGGCATGGTCTGAGGTTCCCACAAATATTGGTGTACCGATGCTGGCATCCTGTAGTGGTGCGGCAGTGGTGGTGTGGGAGCGCGATCGTGATGAACGAGTTGGTTGGGCAAGCCGAATTTTGGGCAACCATGAAGGGGTGGTGCAGGCGATCGCTTTTCAGCCGAATTCCCTTTTACTGGCATCCGCAGCAGAGGATGGGTGGGTCGCCCTTTGGCACCGGGGTAGCCGACTGATTCAATCTTTGACAGGTGCATCCAATGGCTTCTCCTGCCTCACCTGGCATCCCCAGGGACATCAACTGGCGGCGGGTGGACTGGATGGTGAGTTGTTGGTCTGGTCACAGGCTTTGCGTGGTCGTGGGTTTGGTGGACGGTGA
- a CDS encoding WD40 repeat domain-containing protein, whose amino-acid sequence MIGIASPQDIRWSPDGKHLAIAIKSNILIWNSQDWSAPRYQWELTSPASAIAWSPDGSLLACAIHDHSIGVLDWSKVQHLQREPTDENDLPTLMRGFPGKIRQLAWADLPPSPDLPPILAAATRELVTMWMQFPEGWDSWVLDLHSDTVLDVAFQPQTGWLASLSEDGWIILWQAALEAAQVLEGAEAGFSCLAWHPTGHHLAAGGQQGELLVWSTGSNR is encoded by the coding sequence TTGATCGGAATTGCCAGTCCGCAAGATATTCGCTGGTCACCGGATGGGAAACATTTGGCGATCGCCATCAAAAGCAACATCCTCATTTGGAACAGCCAGGACTGGAGCGCACCTCGCTACCAGTGGGAATTGACTTCGCCCGCCAGTGCGATCGCCTGGTCGCCCGATGGTTCCTTGCTGGCTTGTGCCATTCATGACCACAGTATCGGAGTGCTGGACTGGTCAAAAGTACAACACCTCCAGCGTGAGCCAACTGACGAAAACGACCTGCCTACGCTCATGCGTGGCTTCCCTGGAAAAATTCGCCAGTTGGCATGGGCAGATTTACCGCCATCGCCTGACCTGCCACCGATTCTAGCCGCTGCCACTCGCGAACTGGTGACGATGTGGATGCAATTCCCCGAAGGTTGGGACAGTTGGGTGTTAGACCTGCACAGTGATACGGTCTTGGACGTGGCATTTCAACCCCAAACGGGATGGCTTGCCTCACTGTCCGAAGATGGCTGGATTATTCTGTGGCAAGCAGCCCTGGAAGCGGCTCAAGTACTGGAAGGAGCGGAAGCGGGGTTTTCCTGTCTGGCATGGCACCCAACGGGACACCATTTAGCCGCAGGCGGACAACAAGGCGAATTGTTGGTCTGGTCTACGGGTAGCAATAGATGA
- a CDS encoding four helix bundle protein, with translation MGEAWRKRRYKAAFIAKLTDCQAEATETQIWIEFAVKCQYLDPESGRNLYKTYDLVLGQLVSMTKNAPNWLID, from the coding sequence TTGGGTGAGGCATGGCGAAAACGCAGGTATAAAGCCGCATTCATCGCTAAGTTGACCGATTGTCAGGCAGAGGCAACCGAAACTCAAATTTGGATAGAGTTCGCTGTTAAATGCCAATATCTCGATCCTGAAAGCGGCAGAAACCTCTACAAAACCTACGATCTCGTCCTCGGACAACTCGTATCAATGACCAAAAACGCACCCAACTGGCTGATCGACTAA
- a CDS encoding four helix bundle protein — MATGLVKSYRELEVYQAAFRAAMEIFEASKKFPVEERYSLTDQIRRSSETVNYFV; from the coding sequence ATGGCAACGGGGTTGGTGAAGAGTTATCGTGAGTTGGAGGTTTACCAGGCAGCATTCAGGGCTGCAATGGAGATTTTTGAGGCTTCTAAAAAGTTTCCGGTTGAAGAACGTTACTCATTAACGGATCAAATCCGTCGCTCGTCTGAGACTGTAAATTATTTTGTGTAA